The genomic segment ACTTATCATTTCTAATGGTGCAATTGCACAAGATAATATAACCCCAACGTCAGAAAACCAAGATGACATTGAGCGTATTGAGGTGAACAGATTATGGCAGCCTTACCGAGGTAATGTGCCATTGATTGAAACGCCGCAAGCCGTAGATAGAATTAATGCAGAAACCTTACAAAACGAGGGAATTACTCGTTTTATGGATGCCTTAGATTACTCGCCTAGTGTGGTAAGACAAAATAATTCTGGCGGTATGTTTGATAGTTTTGCTATCCGTGGTTTCTCTGGCGACGAGAATAACCCAACGGGTTATTTAGTGAATGGCTTTAATTCACGTGGCTACAACGGTAATCGAAACACGGCTAACATCGAAACTATTGAAGTGATGAAAGGGCCAGGGTCAGCGTTATATGGTCAAGGTGAGCCAGGTGGTACTGTCAATATTATTACCAAAAAGCCTCAGTTTGTTGAGCAGGGCTATATTCAAGGTACTTTAGGTAATTACAATACCAAGCAAGTTGAGTTCGACCATACGAAAGGGATAAGCGATGATGTTGCTTACCGTATTAATGGTTTCTATGAAGATTCAGAGACATTCCGTGACCATGTTGATGTTGAAAGCTTAAACTTAAGCCCATCTTTATTGTGGAATATTTCTGATGCGACAAGCCTAAGCTACGAAATGGAAATCTTAGATCAAAGCAAACCATTAGATCGCGGCGTGTATGTACTAGATAACGACTTTGATTCTGTTGATACATCGGCTTTTTATGGCGACACGCGTGACGGCGCTCATGAAGTGAAAGCCTTAGGTCATCAGTTATTGTTAAACCATCAATTCAATAACCAGTGGCATTTATTAACGGGCTTAGCGTACAGAGATTCATCTTTTAAAGGCCAATCGTCTGATACAGAGCTATCTGACGGCCGACAGCTGATTTATACCAACCCAGACCTGTTATCAAGACAGCGACGAGAGCGAGATTATCAAGCGCAGGATTTTTCAGCTCGCTTTGAAGTTAGCGGCGACGTTACATTAGGCGGCGTTAAGAATAATCTATTAATCGGGTTAGATTACTATAATTTCCAACTTGATACTGATTACCGAGTGTGGAGAACGGCTTGGGGATCGGGTGATACGACTTATGCCATCGATCCGAATAATCCTGATTACACAATGGATCAACCTGAAACCTCACCAACTACATTGACCTCTGAAGAGCAAAAAGGCTTGGGCTTTTATGCACAAGATTTAATTGAGTTAACTGACAGAGCCAAACTGTTACTTGGCTTTAGGGTAGATAAATTTAACCAACATATTTTGAATAAGATTGATAACGAATCACAAGAACAAGATCAAACGGAAGTGTCTTCTCGTTTTGGCTTTGTCTATGAGTTAGATAACAATATCAACCTATATACAAGCTATGCAGAAGGTTTCAGACCCAATCCAGGTTTAGATTCAGACAGAAACCCATTTGAGCCAGAGCAAACCAAATCGTTTGAAGTGGGCCTTAAGTGGCAAGATGTGGCGGACAGGTTTTCAGGTAGCTTAGCACTGTATGATGCGAGTAAAACCAACATGCTAACAGCTGAGCCAGACACTGGTTTATCTGCAACGCTAGGTGAAGTAGAAAGTCAGGGCGTTGAGTTTCAATTAACCACGGCACTCACCGCCGATACCAGCATTGAACTCGCCTATGCTTATACGGATGCAAGAACTGCCAAAGACTTAATTGATAACGATTGGGGCGTGCCTATTCCTAAAGGTTCTCGCTTAATTAACGTTGCAGAGCATGTCGGTCACGTTGCATTAAGACATTACACAGACATCATGGGTAAAGAAGCTTACTTTGGTGCGACGGTAAACTATGTTGGCGATCGTTTGGGTGAGACCACTGATCCAGACTACATTTTGCCTGCATACACATTAGTGAACTTGTCAGCAGCAGTCGATCTAACGAGCCGATTTAGTCTAATGATCGATGTGAACAACTTATTTAATGAGCAGTATTTTGAAAGCTCGTATTATAAGTTGTGGACTATGCCAGGTGAGCCGATTAACTTTACGGCGAGTGTCAAATACCAGTTCTAACTTATAGGGTAAGTAGCTACTTAACCTCAGTAAGACTGCATCAGCCGCTACTTTTTGCTACTCATTGACACCAGTCAACTCCGTGGCCAAAAGCAGCGGCTTTTTTGTCTTACTATCGGCAGTAACGCTACTCGGGTTAATTGGATAGGCACCAGAGACGCAATTTCAGGTGTTTAGTTAGTCATACTGTATCAGCTGCAGTTTTTCGATACTCATTGACAGCAGTCAATATCGTGTCGAAAAACAGCGGCTTTTTTGTTTTACTTTCGGCATTAGCACTGCTTAGGGTTGGGTTTACCAGCGAAGCAATCAATGTAAAGTTATTAATAAGCGACTGTCGAGTCGCTTTTTCTTGGCTGGAATTTTATAAAGCTTGAGTGAGTTTATTCGGTGATTATGTGGGTGAAATTACTGCTGACATAGTGGAATGCGAATAGTGACGGCTAGGCCGCCGAGGTCACTTTTGGAGGCGAAGATAGTGCCTTCGTGAGCTTCGATGATGTTTTGGCTGATAGACAAGCCAAGGCCTGAGCCGCCTGTGCGTCTATTGCGAGACTTCTCCACTCGGTAGAGTCGTTCAAATATCTTTTCGAGTTCTTCATCTGGTACGCCAGGAGAACTGTCTTTTAATACTAGTATTAAGTTGTTTGAATTAACCGCTAGACTCAATGAAATTTGACCGGGTGCATCCGTGTATTTAATGCTGTTAGTGAGCAAGTTAGATAGCACTTGTTTGATGCGGTCTGTGTCGATATTCACCAGCGCTGTATTGGCGTTAATAGCCAGATGCCACTCAAAACCTTTGGCGCTAGCGTAGTGTTCAAATTCTTCGCCCCAGTTCATTAAGATAGGGACAAAGTCGACTTGGCTTGCTTCAAACGATAAACCATTGACATCAGACAAGGCGAGCTCGTATATATCGCTGATCAGGTGGTTTAAATCATCGATTTTAGTACCGAGTTTTTGATAACTTAAGTCAACATCATCAACCAGTTGATATTTTAGTGCATCTACCTGTAATTTGAGTGCGGTTAACGGGGTACGCAGCTCGTGAGAAACATCCGCTAGAATCTGATTTTTTTGATTTAAGGCATCTTGGTAAAGATTGGCTTTTAATATTGCCAATTTACGGCGTTGATAGAAAAAGTAAATCAGAACCGTAAACAAAAAAAAGCAACACTAAGGCGATAAATATCACGCCTTGAGAGATGGTTTTATGGACCTCAGCTTCCGCTTCAACCGCTTTATTTTCTTCCTGTAATTTAGCGACTTTAATCTGTTCTTCGAGCAGGTCAATATCACGCTTATGTTTCTCGATTTCTCTAATTCTTTGCTCCGAATGAAGCTGGAGTTTTATCTTAAACGCTGACTCTAGATGCTGGTGGGCATCATCGTATTCACCTAGTTCGTGGTGAATATTACTGAGTAATTCATTGTCACTGAGTTGATGATCTAGCAGGCCAAGTTTATTTGAGATAACGAGTGATTTTTCTAGATATTGTTTTGCTCTAGGGTAATCAAAGTTTTCTAAATAATAAGCGCCTAAGTCATGCCAGACCTGCCTTAATTGATGATCTGTTGGCGCCAGTTGGGCTGTATCTACCGCTATGGTTAAATGTTTAAATCGTTGAATATTGTCGTTAAGTTTGTTGTAGATTTTAGCCATTTGCAGGTGAGAGCGAGACAGCAATTGATTGGCAGACTCGCTTGTAAAAATAGCGATGGCTTTATAGGTGTAGTCAATTGCTTTATCAAAGTCATTGGTTTCAAGATAGATGCTGCCGATTCGGTGGTAATCAAATCCCATATCTTGAATGCTATTAAGTTGTTTATCGTAATCCAGCGCTTTGAGGTAAAAGCTCAGTGACTTGGTGTAGTCGTGAGCGCGGTAATATAATTCACCTAGGTTAAAATAGTTGCCAGCGAGTTCTTCAATGTCGTTTGTTCTTTCAAAATAGCGCATGGCTTTAATTTGATATTCTGCGGCTAACACTAAATCACCTTCTGATTCGTACAACACGCCTAGTTGGCTGAATATCTGGGCTTCACTGTTGTAGTCTTCGTTTTGCTGAAAAATCTCTAGTGCAATTAAGTGGTATTCTTTCGCTTCTTTAAGTTTCATTTGCAATCGAAGAAATACGCCAGCGAGTTGATATAAACGCCCTAGTTCTATGGCCTCAGGTAACGCGATAGGCAAGGCCTGATTGACGATGATATCAGCGGCTTTGGCATAGTTATTTTTGCGCCTTTCAAAAAATGCTGCGCTGATCAGTACTTTGATTTTAAGTTCATCGTGATAAGTGGGAAGCGCTGTAACTAACTCATTTAGTAACTGTTCCGATTTGGCTTGTTGGCCGCTTTTACGATAAATAGAGACCAATTTTAATTGAGCGCGCACAAGATCATCGCCTGTCGCGGTTTTGATGATTTCTTTAACTTGCCACTCTGCCTTTTTAGATGATGACGTAATGTCATTTAGTTGAGCTTCGATATCAGAGGTGGAGATAGGCTGACCTTGTGCTTGCACAATACTGATACTGTAAATACAGCCAACAACCAGCAGCACTTTAATGAATAAACTTAAAGTGCTGCTGATGAGTTGGACTGTGCTTGTTTTAGCGAAGACAGAAGCGATAGCCTGCTCCATAAACCGACTCTATAGGGTTTTCAGTAATGCCAGCCTCTTTAAACTTATTGCGAATTTTTTTTACGTGACTGTCGATCGTTCTATCAGTGATATGACGATATTGAGGGTAGGCCAGATCTAATATTTCATCGCGTGAATAGATCCTGTCAGGTTTGTTATACAGCAGTGAAAATAAGCTTGCCTCAAGAGTAGATAGCTCGACCTTTTTGTCTTGATAAACCACTTTGCCTTTTTCTGGGTCGACGGTGAGCTTTGAAAAGCTAACCGTTCCGTGAGTGCGGGCTAACAGTGATTTTGAGCGGAGGATAAGTTCCATCGTGTCAAAAGGTTTGCACAGATAGTCATCAGCACCCGTGCTAAGGCCAATATTTTTATCAGATTGATTGACCTTGGCGGTGAGCATGATGATGGGTACATTGCTAAATTGCCTTATTTCTTCACAGCATTCTATCCCTGTTTTATTGGGTAGCATGATATCTAAGACGATAAGGTCAGGTTGGTATGTTGAAACCGCTTGAATCACATTAGCACCATCATCAATATGAAGCGTTTCTAAGTTATGGTGGTGATAAAATAATGCCAAGCTTTCGGCAATATCAAGATCATCTTCAACAATTAAAATTTTATGTTTTTCTTGTGTTTCGTTCATGTGGTATACCGCAGCTGGTCGTTCCTTGTTCCAGCACTACCCCTTTTAGTTATTACAAAACAGCTAAGTATTGTAAAACGTCCATGGCTATTACAAGTTTAGATTTTATTCTCCCATAGTAAATAACTTATTGCTATCTTGTTGATTTGTTGTGCCGCCATCTTCTTTTGCGGTAATAAAGAAGATGGCGACGTTGTTAAGGCGATCCGCTAGGTTTTATGCAGTACTGTCGGCTTGTCTACGCTTATTTGTACCTTCTGCGACTGAAGCTGATTAGCATCAATAACATGAACCAAATACCAATGGCACCACCACTGCTCGAGTTTGACTCTGGCTCAGGCTCGGGCTGCGTAGGTTCTTCAGTTTCTACCTCAGTTTTATTGGTAACGGTTAAACTGGTTGTTACTGAATAACTGAGTTCGCCATCAGATACCGTGACTTGAACCTCAATCACTTCATCAGTGCTGACTTCTGGTGTTGTCAGAGTCAGTTGATTGGTTGTTTGATTTTCAAGTATCACAGCTGGGCCTGATAACTGCTGCCATTGATAACTCAGTGAGTCATCCTCTGCATCACTACCGACAGCTATCAGGGTAATACTGCTGTTTTCTTCAACTTCACTGTTGTGGCTCTCAAGCACTAGTGATGGCGCAGTATTCACAGGAGGTGTACCTGTTTGCACGGTAACCACACCAGGATCTTCAATTGAGCCATTGGCGAGACCGTCGATATCGTTAGGACCACCGTCTTCAATGAGTAATCGAATACAGTTGTTACCTTCGACTAATCCTTGCGCTGAGGCCTGAGCATAAGTTGCATCATTAACAAGTGGGCAGTTACCGTTTTCATCCGCCAATGCAGAGCTGATGTTGTTATTGGCATCAACAACAAAGCTATACCAGCCTAGTGATGGGTTGTACTTACGGTATATAGCATCAGCTGGTAATGTTTGACCTTCTGCTAATGGAATCACCACTGCAACAGATTCACCTTGCTCACTTAATCCATTAACGATGAAGTTATAAACAGGCGTGATAGTCTCAAAATACGCATCTTGAGGATCGGCATCGCCAGCTTGTAATAACGCGATTAAGTCTTCAATTGAAAAGCTTGCTGAATCTGCGGTAATACCAAGTCGAGACACAAACAATCCAAGCGTCATTGATAAGCCGTCTTCGGTGTGAGCTGGCTCTGCATCGTTCTGCGTCGGTAAGCGGGTGTCGTTAGCATCATTATCTAAATAATCAGCAATACCGTCACCGTCACTATCAGCATATCCTTCATCGCTATCTGGGATACCATCATTATCTGAGTCAACATCACTGCCTAACGCTGGCAAGTCGGCAATCACCAATTGCGCCGTGCGAGAGACAGAGAAGACATCAGAAGTATTGGTTTCAGTAGCAATAGCATTAACTTGATAAACACCAGACTGCAATAAGCTTGGGTCTATTTCGAATGTCATTAGGTTTTCGTCAATGGCTGCATCAACGAGTCCATCAATACTTGACCAGGTGAGGTTGTGAGTATCGTTTTGGTTAATATCACGCACATTAGCAGTGATGGTAACCATGCCATTATTGGCATCGATAACACTAATTACTCGGCCATTTTGACGCATTGTGAGGTTCATTCTAGGCGCAACATTTCGTTCTATCTGGGTTAATTCAGTTATGTTGGCATCACCAATAAATGCATTTACACCATAATCTAACTGAAGCTGTAATTGATCTTCGTTAGTCACGCTTTCAGGAATCGCTATGTCGAGCTGCCCAACTTGACCTGCTTCAATATTTGCAACCAGTTGATTATTAACAAACCCATTAACGAGTAAGCTATATGAAATCTGCACTGGGTAGTTCGCCGCTTCACCATTTAAGTAAGCATTAATAGTGTATTCGCCGCTAGCTTCAACAGGGCGCTGAGAAGGCAAGGTTAGCATTGGCACAATGTCGAGATTAAATGACGATACAGCCATATTACCAAGGGCATCAGTTGCTTCTACTTCAACAATATGACTTCCTGAAGTCAGTAAAGTGTCACCCATAATATTTACACTTATGTCACCGTCGACCAAGTCAGTTGCAGATAGCGACACTAAGTTAGCAATATTAGTTAAACGCCCCTGAGCATTAATTGACATATCGATTAAATCGTCAAAGCTTGGCGCTGTAGTATCGACAATGGTGATAACTTGTTCAGCACTTGAATGGTTGCCTGACATATCAGTCGCAGTCCAAGTGATGACATGCTCACCTAAGCTAAAGGTGAAGTTATCCGTATCCACTGTTAGTTCAGGTGAAGCATCGTTATCATCCATCACAGATGGCTGAGGTACTTGCACTTGAGTTAACTCACCTGTTGCTTCAAATGTCATACTTTCAACATGACTGATCACAGGTGCTTGTGTGTCTGAGTCATTAGGATCGAGCGGGTTAGGGTCATTCGCATCGATGACACCATCACCATCATCGTCATTATCAGCATTGTTACCAATACCGTCGTTATCCGTATCTAACGTTTCAGTTGGATCCGTTGGGAACGCATCCGCGTTATCACCGACGCCGTCGTTATCCGTATCTAATGTTTCAGATGCGTCATTCGGGAAAGCATCCGCGTTATCACCCACGCCGTCGTTATCTGAATCTAATGTTTCAGATGCATCATTCGGGAATGCGTCTGCATTGTCACCGACACCGTCGTTGTCAGTATCTAAGGTTTCAGTTGCGTCATCCGGGAAAGCATCTGCATTATTACCAACACCGTCGTTATCTGAATCTACCGTTTCAGAGGCGTCATTTGGGAAAGCATCCGTGTTATCACCGACACCGTCGTTATCAGTATCTAAGGTTTCAGATGCGTCGTTCGGGAAAGCATCCGCGTTATCACCGACACCGTCGTTATCAGTATCTACCGTTTCAGAGGCGTCATTCGGGAAAGCATCAGTGTTGTCACCGGCACCGTCATTATCAGAATCTAATGTTTCAGTTGGATCCGTTGGGAAAGCATCCGCGTTGTCACCGACACCGTCGTTATCAGTATCTAAGGTTTCAGATGCGTCATTTGGGAAAGCATCCGTGTTATCACCGACACCGTCGTTATCAGTATCTACCGTTTCAGATGCGTCATTCGGGAATGCGTCTGCATTATCACCGACACCGTCGTTATCAGTATCTACCGTTTCAGATGCGTCATTCGGGAATGTGTCTGCATTGTCACCGACACCGTCGTTATCAGTATCTAAGGTTTCAGTTGCGTCATTTGGGAAGGCGTCTGCATTGTCACCAACGCCGTCGTTATCTGAATCTAACGTTTCAGTTGGGTCAAGAGGGAAGGCATCGCTGGTGTCTTCAACGCCATCAGCGTCATCATCGAGATCATTAGCGTTGGTTAAGCCATCGCCGTCTAGGTCAAAGTCATTAAGCATGTTGACTAGGTGAATGCCAAAACCATTCCAGTCAGAACCGGCGATTAACAAGTTACCATCGTCTTGAAGGATTAATTTGATTGGGTCGTAATCTTGTACATCTAAGCGAACATAGCCTACGGTATTGAATTGACTATCTAATTCACCATTTTCAGTAAAGCGAACAACGTGGGCATAATCAGCCGTTACACCACTCAATACGAGTATACGGCCGTCACGTTGAATCTGAATATCTTGAACATTCCAGACGCTAACATCTTCGTCAAAATCGTTGGCCGAATAACCATTGTCTGCAAATGTGCTGTCAAGTTGGCCATCAACAATTTTCAGCACACTGAGTCGTTTAGCAACGTTTGATGTTGTACCCGCAGCGTAAACATTGCCTTCTGCGTCTTTAGCTAATTTAATAGAACGGGCAAACATATCGCTATCAAGTGCGAGCTCGCCATCCGTACCAAAGCTAGTATCAATGTTGCCATCAACGTCAATTTTGGTCAGATAGAAAGTGCGATCTTGTTTCTGCATTGCTAACACTTGGCTATCATCATCAAGCACTAACGCATCTATGAAAAAGACGTAACTACCAAGTTCAGTAGCACCAATAGATAAACTACCCGCATCACCAAAGCTGGTATCAAAAGTGCCGTCACTGCTGAGCTTATGTGCGAAGTTTTGGTAGGTGTACTTACCGTAAATTACCGTGCTGCCATCAGATAAAGTTGAGGCAACATCAACACCACGAGTAATGAAGCCATCTTCATTATCGTAAATACCCGTTTCATTGAAGCTAGTATCTAAAGCACCAGTTGCATCATACTGAGCGATAAATACTTGATTGTCTTTATCACCTGCGACTTTAATACCGCTTTCATTTGTTAGTGCTAGTTTAAAGTGAGTTGCTAGACCTTGATTTAATGCATAAAGAACGCCGCTTTCAGCAAAGTCTGTGTTAATGCCACCTGAATTATCCATATCAATGATTACACCGCTATCATCAGTATGGGCGTCGTAATATGCACTACCGACAAGGTACAGACCATTATCGTGAGCAATGGCGTCAGTAATATAAATTTCTCTATCGCCGTTATGCACATAAGCTGAAGCAATACCGTTTAAGCCATAAGTAGTGACTAAGTCACCGGCATCATCGTTATCAGCATTGTTACCAACACCATCAGCATCGGTATCGTATTGTTCATTACGATCATTAGGGAAGGCGTCTGCGTTATCACCTACGCCATCGTTATCAGTATCTAGCCATTCATTACTGTCATAAGGGAAGGCATCTGATTGGTCACCATAGCCGTCGTTGTCTGAGTCAACACTTTCGTTTGCATCTTCAGGGAAGGCATCTTCACTATCTGGCACACCATCAAAGTCATGATCGTAAGGATTCGCCATGGCTATCGTGGCGACAAGATGGTCAGTCTCATCATCGTCACCTGCAAAAATCACGCTATGGTTGTCTAGCTTGGTTGCAAAATCGATGGAAATATCTTCGCTATAAACGGCTCTTGCATAACCTGCGCTATAAAAGCGTGTATCAAGTTGACCATCATTGGTTACCTGTACAAGTTGTGTACCATAATTATTGCCCCTGTAATTAAATTTACTGGCAATTAATAATGTGCCATTAGCTTGTTCAAATACGTTAAGCGCTTCAAAGCTTGATAACTCTTCAGTGAAGCTAAAGTAGCCATTAAGACCAAAACTGGTATCTATTTCACCTTCTGGCGTATACATAACCAAATGAAGACCAGCTTCATCATTATAATTGCCGTCGAATAGGATGATATAGCGGCCATCGGCTAACTGGATAACGTCGTTATAGCTTACCTCTGGGTTTAATAAACCATCTTCGCCAAAGTCAGTATTCAATTCACCTGATGGGCTAATTTCAATGAAACGTAAATTACTATTTATGGAAAAAGCAATCAGAATATTACCATTGGCTTGTTCGAAAAAATGCCTAACGGATTCAACGTTATAATTGCCAGCATAGTTGAAGGTGAGCTTACCATTGATACCAAAAGTCTCATCTAAGATGGCATCAGCGGTTAATTTTTCGATGTAAAACTTAGTGTTTGAACCGTCGCTCTGGCTACCAATGTAGAATTCATTTTGACTTGTTTGGTATACAATCGGGGCATGTCTTTTGCTGCCGGTTGCATAATAAAACCCAGGGTTAGCTTCAGTAGAGAAAACGCTAGTATCGAGCTGACCGTCAGAGGTGATAGCCGCGATGGTCGCATTGCTTCCGTAGTAGCTTACACCTGCTAAATAACCACCGTTGCTGATCTTAATGATATTTTCTATGTAGGTGCCAATGTCATCTTCACTACCGGAATAAATACCATCATCACTAAAGCTGTTATCTAGCTCACTGGTGGCGTTAATTCGGCCAATTGCGCCATAATCTTCATCTGAGTATTCATCATAATAATAACCTGTCAGTAAAAACTGATTACCGTCTTGAGCAATACCATGTAGTTCAAAGTCATCAGTTGAACCATCATTTAAGTCATAGTAGGACACTTCACCATGATTAAAGTTTTCATCTAAGACGTTAACATAATCGTCTGCATCATTAAGTTCGGTACCTTGTTGTAATTCATCAATATTGATAATACCGTCCCCATCAAGATCAGCGAAAGCGTCGCTGTCATCTAGAGGATCTAATCCATAAAGAAGCTCATCGCTATCAGAAATGCCGTCGCCATCATCATCAAGGTCGCTGTTGTTACCAACACCATCAGCATCGGTATCGTATTGTTCATTACGATCATTAGGGAAGGCGTCTGCGTTATCACCCACGCCATCGTTATCAGTATCTAGGTATTCACTCGCATCGTCATCAAATGCATCTTCAAACGCCCAATAGCCATCTGCATCAGCATCGCGGTATAAATTGCCACTTAATAATAATGCTGGATATTGCTCGGACGTGCCGAAATCCCAGTTGGCTGAAGACCAGTCATTTGTATAAGCGGTACTGTTACAATTAACATCAACAGGTGTTGTAGGGCATTGCAGTTCTTCAGATGTATAACCCGCGCCTGAACTGTTGAATGTGCTCGATATGCCAGTTGCTTCGGTATCCCAAAGGGCATACACAACAGATAATGTATTTGATGAGCTGTAACCTAAAAGGCCACCTGTATCAATATTTTGATCATCATTGGTGTTAATAGCACCATATGCCAAGACACGCTCAAATGTTGAATCTGCATTTAAGTCACCTGCGATACCACCAATAATCGAGTCACCTAACAGGGAAACATCAGCGTATGAGTCAACCACCTCTGTCGCACCATCAATATCACCAATTAAACCACCTAGAATCTTGGGTGCAGTAATGCTGCCTTGGGCAAACACTCGGGTTAACACGCTTGTGCCTTCAATTTTACCGATAAGACCGCCTGCGACTTCAATATCTGTCTCAATGCCGGCTTCATCAATCAGGGTAATATCTACAATCGCGTAACTATCGTTAATAGTGACACTTTCAGCATCACCAATTAAGCCGCCTGCAGACGTCACGGCCTGAATATCGCCTTCAAAACTCACGTTATCTAATGTGTTGGTCCCTGATAATTGACCAAACAAACCACCGGTATCAGAACCTGCATCACCAGTAATAGAAATCGACGTGATATTACCTTGTGCATGAACTTGATCCGCATCTAAGTTATAAAGTCGACCTGCAACTAAACCGCTGTCATCATTACCAAGGATGGTACCTTGCACGTTAATATTGCTCAGCACCGCTGAATCAGCGCTGCTGTTTCGGGCAATTAAGAATGCTGAGTTATTCAAGCCTGTGACGCTAGTTAAATCACCGTCGATATTAATATTCGTGACACTAACCGTGGCTACATAACCAAATAGCGCTTGATAGTCTTCATCTGGGCGATTGATAAATAGGTTATGAATGGTGAAGCCATTACCGTTAAAGTTGGCGGCAAAGCGGTCATCGGAAGTACCAATAGGCTGCCAACCTTCACCTGCGTTGTAGTAGGTTTCATCTGACAGATCGCCGTCAGAATCAGTATCGAAGTCTAAATCTGTGGTTAATTCGTAACCTATGCAACCTGTACCGTCAGTTAAACCGGCACAACCTGCGGTAACACCACTTAAGCTATTACCGGCTAAGTCATCACGCATCGCGTGTAACTGGGCCAATGTTGAGATTTCAATTAAGCCATCATCGTCAATAT from the Shewanella japonica genome contains:
- a CDS encoding TonB-dependent siderophore receptor, which produces MKKHFLYSILIISNGAIAQDNITPTSENQDDIERIEVNRLWQPYRGNVPLIETPQAVDRINAETLQNEGITRFMDALDYSPSVVRQNNSGGMFDSFAIRGFSGDENNPTGYLVNGFNSRGYNGNRNTANIETIEVMKGPGSALYGQGEPGGTVNIITKKPQFVEQGYIQGTLGNYNTKQVEFDHTKGISDDVAYRINGFYEDSETFRDHVDVESLNLSPSLLWNISDATSLSYEMEILDQSKPLDRGVYVLDNDFDSVDTSAFYGDTRDGAHEVKALGHQLLLNHQFNNQWHLLTGLAYRDSSFKGQSSDTELSDGRQLIYTNPDLLSRQRRERDYQAQDFSARFEVSGDVTLGGVKNNLLIGLDYYNFQLDTDYRVWRTAWGSGDTTYAIDPNNPDYTMDQPETSPTTLTSEEQKGLGFYAQDLIELTDRAKLLLGFRVDKFNQHILNKIDNESQEQDQTEVSSRFGFVYELDNNINLYTSYAEGFRPNPGLDSDRNPFEPEQTKSFEVGLKWQDVADRFSGSLALYDASKTNMLTAEPDTGLSATLGEVESQGVEFQLTTALTADTSIELAYAYTDARTAKDLIDNDWGVPIPKGSRLINVAEHVGHVALRHYTDIMGKEAYFGATVNYVGDRLGETTDPDYILPAYTLVNLSAAVDLTSRFSLMIDVNNLFNEQYFESSYYKLWTMPGEPINFTASVKYQF
- a CDS encoding sensor histidine kinase, with protein sequence MFTVLIYFFYQRRKLAILKANLYQDALNQKNQILADVSHELRTPLTALKLQVDALKYQLVDDVDLSYQKLGTKIDDLNHLISDIYELALSDVNGLSFEASQVDFVPILMNWGEEFEHYASAKGFEWHLAINANTALVNIDTDRIKQVLSNLLTNSIKYTDAPGQISLSLAVNSNNLILVLKDSSPGVPDEELEKIFERLYRVEKSRNRRTGGSGLGLSISQNIIEAHEGTIFASKSDLGGLAVTIRIPLCQQ
- a CDS encoding tetratricopeptide repeat protein; translation: MEQAIASVFAKTSTVQLISSTLSLFIKVLLVVGCIYSISIVQAQGQPISTSDIEAQLNDITSSSKKAEWQVKEIIKTATGDDLVRAQLKLVSIYRKSGQQAKSEQLLNELVTALPTYHDELKIKVLISAAFFERRKNNYAKAADIIVNQALPIALPEAIELGRLYQLAGVFLRLQMKLKEAKEYHLIALEIFQQNEDYNSEAQIFSQLGVLYESEGDLVLAAEYQIKAMRYFERTNDIEELAGNYFNLGELYYRAHDYTKSLSFYLKALDYDKQLNSIQDMGFDYHRIGSIYLETNDFDKAIDYTYKAIAIFTSESANQLLSRSHLQMAKIYNKLNDNIQRFKHLTIAVDTAQLAPTDHQLRQVWHDLGAYYLENFDYPRAKQYLEKSLVISNKLGLLDHQLSDNELLSNIHHELGEYDDAHQHLESAFKIKLQLHSEQRIREIEKHKRDIDLLEEQIKVAKLQEENKAVEAEAEVHKTISQGVIFIALVLLFFVYGSDLLFLSTP
- a CDS encoding response regulator gives rise to the protein MNETQEKHKILIVEDDLDIAESLALFYHHHNLETLHIDDGANVIQAVSTYQPDLIVLDIMLPNKTGIECCEEIRQFSNVPIIMLTAKVNQSDKNIGLSTGADDYLCKPFDTMELILRSKSLLARTHGTVSFSKLTVDPEKGKVVYQDKKVELSTLEASLFSLLYNKPDRIYSRDEILDLAYPQYRHITDRTIDSHVKKIRNKFKEAGITENPIESVYGAGYRFCLR